From Carassius gibelio isolate Cgi1373 ecotype wild population from Czech Republic chromosome B21, carGib1.2-hapl.c, whole genome shotgun sequence, the proteins below share one genomic window:
- the wdr91 gene encoding WD repeat-containing protein 91: MASAVERTDDLVRDYLLYRGFNSTLKHLDSEIKSDKEKGFRVDKIIDQLQQLIQSYDLTGLKEYWAYLDRRLFSRLEDVYRPTVNKLRTSLYRFYVIHTIQTKTPEKTQEFFQKQALELQTQPEWRDWFALPFIPAPEQNPSFSPYFSRQWADTFLVSLHNFLSVLFQCMPQPVLLSFDNEVQRIKTVQEENEELRQMLFALQVEWRQKKDEEMVHHKLPPYVQHMDRLGDTELDLVFSQRNVNMTTPTRNFFSTFLPQTRRAPGKTAPGPQSSPTQASLGRKDPTATQPVKAKDLPSAKDLKMPSVSTATVDLATGHSLKRRQHDHEKERKELLSKLPQQSMEKKTDSDPDSQTEALPDQTDSTNQTRVCEVGGAAVEQPFIKLSQDEYGEHHSSIMHCRVDCSGRRVASLDVDGVVKVWAFNPIMQTKATIMSKSPLLSLEWAAKPDRLLLLGSGVGTVKLYDTEAKKNLYEMTIDDVHPRILSLACSPSGTSFVCSAAAQAAHSGVVMEGDARVSAPVSGQLLLWDTKTVKQQLQFALEPGPVAINCTAFNHNGNLLVTGAADGMIRLFDMQRYESALSWKAHDGEVYSVEFSYDENTVFSIGEDGKFVQWNIHRCGVKQSEYSLSQDAVGPFVLSGYSGYKQVQVPRGRLFAFDSEGQHVLTCSSSGGVIYRLNKADTGLESVLSLGGHKAPVVTVDWCTAMDCGTCLTASMDGKIKLSTLLAQKP; the protein is encoded by the exons ATGGCCTCTGCGGTGGAGAGGACGGATGATCTGGTCCGAGATTATCTGCTCTATCGCGGGTTCAACAGCACACTGAAGCACCTGGACTCAGAGATCAAATCAGACAAAGAGAAAGGCTTCCGA GTTGATAAGATCATCGATCAGCTCCAGCAGCTGATCCAGAGTTATGATCTGACCGGTCTGAAGGAGTACTGGGCGTATCTGGACCGCAGGCTCTTCTCCAGACTGGAGGACGTCTACAGACCCACCGTCAACAAACTGAGGACCAGTCTGTACCGCTTCTACGTCATTCACACCATTCAG ACGAAGACTCCGGAGAAGACGCAGGAGTTTTTCCAGAAGCAGGCTCTGGAGCTGCAGACTCAGCCGGAGTGGCGTGATTGGTTCGCTCTGCCCTTCATCCCAGCGCCGGAGCAGAATCCCTCCTTCTCTCCGTATTTCTCCCGGCAGTGGGCCGACACGTTCCTGGTGTCTCTGCACAACTTCCTGAGCGTCCTCTTCCAGTGCATG CCCCAGCCTGTGCTCTTGAGCTTCGACAATGAAGTACAGAGAATCAAAACTGTGCAGGAGGAGAACGAGGAGCTCAGGCAGATG TTATTTGCTCTTCAAGTAGAATGGCGACAGAAGAAAGACGAGGAGATGGTCCATCACAAGCTACCACCTTACGTCCAGCACATGGACCGACTGGGCGACACTGAGCT AGATCTCGTGTTCAGTCAGAGGAACGTCAACATGACCACGCCAACCAGAAACTTCTTCTCCACCTTCCTCCCTCAGACCCGACGGGCCCCTGGGAAAACGGCCCCGGGGCCACAATCCTCGCCCACACAGGCCTCGCTGGGCCGGAAGGACCCCACTGCCACCCAG CCTGTGAAAGCAAAAGATCTCCCTTCTGCTAAAGACTTGAAGATGCCCTCTGTTTCCACTGCGACAGTGGATTTGGCCACAGGTCATTCCCTAAAGAGACGACAGCATGACcacgagaaagagagaaaagagctGCTCTCCAAACTCCCACAACAG AGCATGGAGAAGAAAACTGATTCTGATCCAGATTCTCAAACCGAAGCTCTTCCTGATCAAACAGACTCCACCAATCAGACGCGAGTCTGTGAAGTGGGCGGAGCTGCAGTGGAGCAGCCCTTCATTAAACTCAGTCAGGATGAGTACGGAGAGCATCACTCATCCATCATGCACTGCAG GGTGGACTGCTCCGGCAGAAGAGTGGCCAGTCTGGATGTGGACGGTGTGGTGAAGGTTTGGGCTTTCAATCCCATCATGCAAACCAAAGCAACTATCATGTCCAAGTCCCCTCTGCTCTCTCTAGAATGGGCAGCCAAACCCGACAGACtg CTGTTGCTCGGCAGTGGCGTCGGTACAGTAAAACTTTACGACACAGAGGCCAAGAAGAACCTGTACGAGATGACAATAGACGACGTCCATCCACG GATCCTGTCGCTGGCCTGCAGTCCGAGCGGAACGTCGTTCGTTTGCTCCGCCGCGGCTCAAGCTGCTCATTCTGGTGTTGTGATGGAGGGCGATGCACGAGTTTCGGCTCCCGTATCCGGACAGCTGCTGCTGTGGGACACCAAAACCGTCAAACAGCAG CTGCAGTTTGCGCTGGAGCCGGGGCCGGTCGCTATAAACTGTACGGCGTTTAACCACAACGGAAACCTGCTGGTGACCGGAGCCGCAGACGGGATGATACGACTGTTCG ACATGCAGCGCTATGAGAGTGCATTGAGCTGGAAGGCTCATGATGGTGAAGTGTACAGCGTGGAGTTCAGCTACGACGAGAACACCGTCTTCAGCATCGGAGAGGATGGGAAG TTTGTTCAGTGGAATATCCACCGCTGTGGCGTGAAACAGTCGGAGTACTCGCTGTCCCAGGATGCCGTGGGGCCGTTTGTCCTGTCGGGTTACAGTGGTTATAAACAGGTTCAGGTTCCACGAGGTCGACTCTTCGCTTTCGACTCTGAGGGGCAACATGTGCTCACCTGCTCCAGCAGCGGAGGAGTTATCTACCGG TTGAATAAGGCGGACACTGGTCTGGAAAGCGTCTTGTCTCTCGGGGGTCATAAAGCGCCTGTCGTCACAGTTGATTGGTGCACGGCGATGGACTGCGGCACCTGTCTCACCGCGTCTATGGACGGCAAGATCAAACTCAGCACGCTACTCGCACAGAAACCCTAA
- the vmo1b gene encoding vitelline membrane outer layer 1 homolog b, with amino-acid sequence MYRFLSLTLISLLAVFGQYVIAGGRFGRTISRPFGSVLKVHNGMRWGTWGQKEMCPTGMYATGFSLKVAGKWESLLVGDNTALNGIRLHCINPSKGSSGPYEDYATVQSDVGSWGKWSDIKWCSSGFLTSFQLRVEPYQGTWDDTAANNIRFNCSGNAEMLQGSGMSWGEWGDWSEKCGGKGICGIETMVEQPQGVGDDTALNDLRMYCCD; translated from the exons ATGTACAGGTTTCTTTCTCTGACGCTGATTTCACTGCTGGCTGTTTTCGGGCAGTATGTGATCGCAGGAGGACGCTTCGGGCGAACCATCAGCAGACCTTTTGGGTCGGTGCTGAAGGTCCATAATGGGATGCGATGGGGCACATGGGGTCAGAAAGAAATGTGTCCAACTGGAATGTACGCCACAGGTTTTAGTCTTAAG GTGGCAGGTAAGTGGGAATCTCTGCTGGTTGGTGATAACACAGCGCTCAATGGGATTCGTCTTCACTGCATCAACCCGTCCAAAGGCTCATCGGGCCCATACGAGGACTACGCCACAGTTCAGTCCGACGTAGGAAG CTGGGGTAAATGGTCAGATATCAAATGGTGCTCAAGTGGATTTCTGACATCTTTTCAGCTGAGAGTGGAACCCTACCAAGGGACCTGGGACGACACGGCCGCAAACAATATCAG GTTTAACTGCAGTGGAAATGCCGAAATGCTGCAGGGATCCGGGATGTCGTGGGGCGAATGGGGCGACTGGAGCGAGAAGTGTGGAGGAAAGGGAATCTGTGGCATCGAGACGATGGTTGAGCAGCCGCAGGGAGTCGGAGACGACACGGCCCTCAATGATCTGCGCATGTACTGCTGTGATTGA
- the LOC127985824 gene encoding vitelline membrane outer layer protein 1 isoform X1 produces MHHFMSLLLVVIGLHVSIQSYVMHSDPDINRKNRWWLKVYYTTNWGSWGVKDICPNGTYAAGFSLKVEQLSQGFWDDNTALNGIRLHCIDPSKGLSSSYENYATVESEVGSWGKWTEIKWCPSGLLTAFQLRVESSQGIEDDTAVNNIRFRCSRGSLLEGDGTGWGEWGYMSTTCEGKAICGIQTQVEEPQGMRDDTALNDAWMLCCD; encoded by the exons ATGCATCACTTTATGTCTTTACTGTTAGTCGTTATTGGGCTCCATGTGAGCATTCAGTCATATGTAATGCATTCTGATCCAGACATCAACAGAAAAAACAGATGGTGGCTGAAAGTGTACTATACAACGAACTGGGGATCGTGGGGGGTTAAAGACATCTGTCCAAATGGAACGTATGCTGCAGGGTTCAGTCTAAAG GTGGAACAGCTTTCCCAAGGCTTTTGGGATGACAACACTGCACTGAACGGGATTCGCCTTCACTGCATCGATCCGTCCAAAGGCTTATCAAGCTCATATGAGAACTACGCCACAGTTGAGTCAGAAGTAGGAAG CTGGGGTAAGTGGACAGAAATCAAATGGTGTCCTTCTGGATTACTGACAGCTTTTCAGCTGAGAGTCGAATCTTCCCAAGGAATTGAAGACGACACGGCCGTCAACAACATCAG ATTCAGATGCAGTCGAGGGTCTTTGCTGGAGGGTGATGGCACAGGCTGGGGCGAGTGGGGATATATGAGCACAACATGTGAAGGAAAAGCGATTTGTGGCATCCAGACACAGGTGGAAGAGCCGCAGGGAATGAGAGACGACACCGCTCTCAATGATGCCTGGATGTTATGCTGCGATTAA
- the LOC127985824 gene encoding vitelline membrane outer layer protein 1 isoform X3 produces the protein MVEETLCVIWDDNTALNGIRLHCIDPSKGSVQSEVGSWGKWTEIKWCPSGLLTAFQLRVESSQGIEDDTAVNNIRFRCSRGSLLEGDGTGWGEWGYMSTTCEGKAICGIQTQVEEPQGMRDDTALNDAWMLCCD, from the exons ATG GTAGAAGAGACACTCTGTGTGATTTGGGATGATAACACTGCACTCAATGGGATTCGCCTTCACTGCATCGATCCGTCCAAAGGCTCAGTTCAGTCAGAAGTAGGAAG CTGGGGTAAGTGGACAGAAATCAAATGGTGTCCTTCTGGATTACTGACAGCTTTTCAGCTGAGAGTCGAATCTTCCCAAGGAATTGAAGACGACACGGCCGTCAACAACATCAG ATTCAGATGCAGTCGAGGGTCTTTGCTGGAGGGTGATGGCACAGGCTGGGGCGAGTGGGGATATATGAGCACAACATGTGAAGGAAAAGCGATTTGTGGCATCCAGACACAGGTGGAAGAGCCGCAGGGAATGAGAGACGACACCGCTCTCAATGATGCCTGGATGTTATGCTGCGATTAA
- the LOC127985824 gene encoding vitelline membrane outer layer protein 1 isoform X2, with protein MHKLNPTGHEDECYYGMVRVHFKGLLVGFSNVGMLCCCFKVEETLCVIWDDNTALNGIRLHCIDPSKGSVQSEVGSWGKWTEIKWCPSGLLTAFQLRVESSQGIEDDTAVNNIRFRCSRGSLLEGDGTGWGEWGYMSTTCEGKAICGIQTQVEEPQGMRDDTALNDAWMLCCD; from the exons ATGCACAAGCTTAACCCTACAGGACATGAAGATGAATGTTACTATGGGATGGTTAGAGTTCATTTTAAAGGATTGCTTGTAGGTTTTTCAAATGTAGGAATGTTGTGTTGTTGTTTCAAGGTAGAAGAGACACTCTGTGTGATTTGGGATGATAACACTGCACTCAATGGGATTCGCCTTCACTGCATCGATCCGTCCAAAGGCTCAGTTCAGTCAGAAGTAGGAAG CTGGGGTAAGTGGACAGAAATCAAATGGTGTCCTTCTGGATTACTGACAGCTTTTCAGCTGAGAGTCGAATCTTCCCAAGGAATTGAAGACGACACGGCCGTCAACAACATCAG ATTCAGATGCAGTCGAGGGTCTTTGCTGGAGGGTGATGGCACAGGCTGGGGCGAGTGGGGATATATGAGCACAACATGTGAAGGAAAAGCGATTTGTGGCATCCAGACACAGGTGGAAGAGCCGCAGGGAATGAGAGACGACACCGCTCTCAATGATGCCTGGATGTTATGCTGCGATTAA
- the LOC127985476 gene encoding vitelline membrane outer layer protein 1, producing MHRFISIMFSLLVITGLQVSVESAGTRSERSVDRDYRSLLTVTNGGGWGSWGQREMCPAGTYAAGFSLKVEDPINGDDTALNGIRLHCINTIQSSSHLHHSYSSVSSDVGSWGRWTDIKWCPSGFLASFQLRVESFQADGDDTAANNILFRCSRGSFLKGGGTNWGDWGTWSDSCEGKGICGLKTRIEAPQGRGDDTALNDMIMYCCD from the exons ATGCATCGCTTCATTTCCATCATGTTTTCACTGCTAGTCATTACTGGGCTGCAGGTGAGCGTTGAGTCCGCAGGAACTCGTTCTGAGCGAAGCGTCGACAGAGATTACAGATCGCTGCTGACCGTGACGAATGGAGGGGGCTGGGGGTCGTGGGGTCAGAGGGAAATGTGTCCAGCTGGAACGTACGCCGCAGGATTCAGTCTAAAG gtgGAAGATCCTATTAATGGGGATGATACTGCACTCAACGGGATTCGCCTTCACTGCATTAACACTATTCAAAGCTCATCACACTTGCATCACAGCTACTCCTCAGTTTCGTCAGATGTAGGCAG CTGGGGTCGGTGGACAGATATCAAATGGTGTCCTTCTGGATTCTTGGCTTCTTTTCAGCTGAGAGTCGAATCTTTTCAAGCAGATGGTGACGATACGGCCGCAAACAACATCCT GTTCAGATGCAGTCGAGGGTCTTTCCTGAAGGGTGGCGGCACAAACTGGGGCGATTGGGGCACCTGGAGTGACTCATGTGAAGGAAAAGGGATTTGTGGTCTCAAGACACGGATAGAAGCGCCTCAAGGACGAGGAGATGACACCGCTCTCAATGACATGATCATGTACTGCTGTGATTAA